The genomic stretch GAGGTAATCTGGAcctaaatgttttaaagaagtAGCTCTGTGACTAGTTCAAAATCACTTTTGCTGTTAAGATGATGTTTAATTTGGTAGAAGAGCCCACATGGATTGATCTGAATTGTAATTAGTATCACTGAAGGTGAACAGTATATACTGGTGCTGCATGGCCCCATCAGCGACCCTAGTTTTGTAATGTTGCAGAAAATACGGGAgggtcaccttttttttttttaaacccaggTGAAAAGTACGATGTTCAAAGACTTGTATCTTATGAACACATACAGGAGTTGGTATCTTTATATGaactatgaaaataattttccactTGGGTGGACATTTGAATTGTGTGGCAGTATCCTTAATGTTTGGTGTTACGAACATTGCCAAGAGGCTGGACATATTGGAATATTCTAGGCAGCTTAAGTCTTCTTGGATGTCATGTGGGAAGGGCTCTTCAGACACACAACATtgaacagaaattattttcGCTTTGTGGAAAATCCCAGAATGACTTTCCCTGCGCTCTAAGATTAGCTACACCCTCTCAGCCATGAAAATGCTGTTGAAGCATTGTACTATGTGAACTTGTCCAGTAGCATGTGTGCACAAGGCTGAACTGTTGGAGTAGACACTATTGTAACTGTGTTTGGCAGCTATACATCGCAGAcctaaaaacaaacttttctatTGTAGTCTTCTGTTCTCGTACAGTTGAAGGActctacttgaaaaaaaaagatttccttTTGTCATTAAATTACCACAAAAATTGTAGCtgattgtttttagttttaacGACTATGCAGCATCAGCATTTTCCAGACACTACTAGAAAAGCTTTACGCAGCCCTGGGTCTCTTGCTTTGTGTGATGAAACAAGTAGAAGTCAGTCAGGTCAAGGATGCAATGAAAGCCGTGGGTACCTGCTGCTTAGCTTACACATTCACTACTTGCACAATCTTGCTGTCTCTTCTTAGTTCATGGGAGTAAGATTAGAATGTGTCGTGGAAATAAACTGTCAAATGCAGAAGCATTATTAGTTGGACCATTTTTGTATGgttattacataaaaatacatgtCAATAAACTGATGTATCCCTttaactgtttttttgttgttgtaagttTACAAAAGACAGACAGCACATTAATAGCACAGCAGTTTAAACACTTGACCTCACACTGAGAATTGACAGGCTCTGAAATTACAGCCTGTCTCAAGAACATATTGTTCTCCCTGGGTGTGAAGATTTTTTGGGAGGAAAGGTTTGGAGGGGGGGAACAGTTTAACCATATGCCTCTGTCTATATGATACTTTATTGCAAGAGGGCAGAAAACCACTAGTAAAGTATGGCAATGTATATAAAAGCCTGAGCTCATAACTCATTCAAAAGAGGTGCCTGCATGCACTTGAGCTATAGGCATGAAGACGTTCGCATTCGCAGGTGTGAACTTCATGGGAAGAGTTAAACATAATCAGTACATCTGCTTAATCCGAGCATTTACAAGCGCAAGTTGTATAAACATCAGTACATCGCTACTTGGAAACAAAATCTTGTCCATCCAAAATAACAGTTCCTGTCATAGTGACAAGTTGTGAAAGAATCAAGAATCCCAGAATCTTTACTACACACTAAATTTAATCTTTACCTTCGTGCAAATACGCACTATTAggttaattatatttaaacacTCCTACCTACTCATTATATTAAAGCCTTGAAGGCCATCCTCTGATGTCTTACCACTGATGATGTATTTGCATTGGCCAGAATAGAAATATGAAGGAAGTGACCCTTCATACCCGACACAACTGTTAATTACTTCTGGGAAAACAACAGCCACAAAGACCCCACTCAACAGCCATTCAACATTGAACTCTAgctgaataaaaacatttgatgaTCAAGATATGGAAAAGCTGATTCCTGTTGCACTTTATCGCATGACTGGCATGGCTGTCGCTGAGCCCACGGACATGGCTGCATCCTCGCCACGCCACATCTGTGTCACAGTCTTGACCTGGGTGTAGAACTGCACACCCTGTGGCAAACAAATTCTAGCATGAACAGCCCCCATTCATGTAAGTATTGTAAGAGCTTGCATGACAATCAAGGTGTGCCTATAACATGGATTATCCTTGCATCTTTATTAAAATCTCCACATGTATACAATCTTGTAAACAGCCTGACATTTTAAGATCCATGTTACCAAATACTTAAAAAGGAGCTTTTCAATGTCCCTTCCAACCAACCCTTACCTGCTTGCCGTAGAAGTTGGTGTCACCAAGAAAAGAGCCTCGTGATCCcgtgaaagaaaacattggcAGAGGGACTGGGATTGGTACATTAACACCAACCTGAGATACACAGTAGTAATAAGTACAAAACGTGCCTTCAAATTCTATGCAAGGTACATCAGTAACTACACTCAAAGCAAGGCAGATACATTATTAAAATGCACCTATAcactcatttttaaatatatataagaatTCACCTGCATACACTATGGTGAACACTCATTCAAATCCCTTGAAACGGACGTGTCTATAAACAGTAACAGTGTTTTCTATTAAAAGTGTACTTGAGATGGTGTCAAAGACCCAACAGAGTTTCCTGTCTAACCCACACTTGAGACTGGGTGCCAAAGATTCGGCACAAGACTCATTTATCTTGCCAGATGATTTATCAAGGTGTACTTCATACCTGACCGACATCGCAGACCATGGTGTATTTACGGGCTGTTGCTCCATTAGTTGTAAAGATGGCTGTCCCATTGCCATAAGGGTTAGAGTTGACAATCTTGATTGCATCATCCAATGTTTCTACTTCCATACTGATCAACACAGGCCCAAAGATTTCTTCTGTGTAGCATTTCATCTGGGGCTGTAGAAACATCTACAGGCATGAGCACACAGCTGTGACCATCAATACATAGTTAAATAATCAGACAATCAATTGCTTCCATCTGAATTACATCTGTACcactccttttaaaaaaaaacaaccaaacttGCCCACCATTATGGACTTTCAGTAaccaaaaactaaaactaaagtATTAGTGCAAGTCTTTAATTGTACTAGAAATATttcggtcttcttttttttaatgagaaaatcTGTTAGACTCACGGTAACTCCGTGAAGGATGGTAGGCCCCACAAAGTTGCCCTTCTCATACCCTGGTACCACGATGTTACGACCATCCAGCAGCAGTTCGGCTCCAGCATCCACGCCTGATTGCACAAGGTCGCATACCCGCTTCTTGGCCTCAGGGGAGATAAGAGGACCTAGGTCAGCACCTTTCTCAGTCCCTGCACAGAGATGTTCTCCCTTGTATATCAGGTTGCTTTCAGTGGTTGGTTCACCATAATACTGTAAATTTCAGACATCTTTCACATAATGAAGTTTTACACACCTGCAGTGACCTTCAACTTCTTTGCACGTTCAACCAGTTCTGGAATCCACTGCCTCGACTCGCCGACAAAAATGGCCGTAGACAAGGCCATGCATCGCTGACCAGCAGCTCCAAAAGCTGCACCAATCAGctgcaagaaaaaaacagtaagGAAAAGGAAACCAGCCAATCAATTGAGAACCCTTAACTCATTGCCCAGTTGTATGCCATTCGTGAACTGCAGCACAAATGCAATAATATGCCTTCTATAATATgcttgacttttattttttttcaaaagcaaaatgtaTGCAAGTGAGCTGAAACACTATCATTGCATTTACCTGAACATTTGAAGTTGTATCATCTTACTAGTAAAGAGAATGGCAGTTAACGGAAGTGTACATATTTTCCCAAGTCTCTTTCCCAAAATATTCAGACAATACAATTCATGCAGGTGGCTcagtgcaaaaaaaacaaatgagttTAGTTATAAACAAAAGTAGCTCTGAAGCAGAATATATCAGCAAATCAGATCAATCTGATCTTCCTGGCTATGTTGACAAATGTCAAGAAGAATTTATAAAAAGTGACAAAGAAATTGTGGATGAGCACAAGGCTGATTAAGATGATTGTGAGAGTGCTATAGAAATTACTCCCAAATCCCAAAAATCCTGCTTGAGTGTTGTTACACAAGAGTGAAGATATTTCTGAATGATTTTAGTAGAGaatgataaaacaatatttcaatatttcataaCTTCATCAAGTTTACATAGCCAGCCACCATGGAAGGTATGCAAGCCTGTAAGATTTCACCACCTCTTTATCAACAAAGCTTAGAAGAGTCAGACTAATCTTTATGCATGGCAAACTATAGGCAAAGAGACTTGAAACTTGGACAGTATcgataaacatattttgtcaaatCAAATCTGTTAGTTTTAGCACATGAACAAGACAGCATGCATAACGCAGACTTGAACAGCATTGGCAGATATATGCATGTTGTCAAAATTAAATCCAGTAATCGTTTTCAGCACAAGAACACAATACAATGTATAACACAGATTTGCATACCCTGTATTAcgaagggtaaaaaaaaaaaggcaagttAGATGTTACACAGAGTATTGTAGTTTCAGACAGTAGTAAAGTTTTAAGATGCTTAATGTAGATACtcaacatttaaagaaaacatggaaCTTGAATTGTTTAAAGTGTTCAAAGTCATGATTCATTAACTGAAAGGGTTTGGGTTAATTTCCCTATTCCCTCTCAGCTGACTTAATTTTGGTAAGACTTAACAGGGAGGTTGCATCATGTCCTGGTGCCATCAGAAAGTTTTGCTGATGGCAGCTCTAGAAAAATACCTGAAATCATGTCTCTCACATGGAAAGTGCCTGCCTATTGCTCAAGATACCACAGCTGACGTGCAGGTTATACAGGTGTGTATCATGCTGACTGTGCAAGTGTATGTGTTACTAAAGTCCTGAATATATGTGTCACTACAGACCTGAATATGCAAGTGTGTTACTACAAAGCAGTATATGCAAGTGTGTTACTATAATGCTGAACATGCAGGTGTGTTACTAGAGTGCTGAATATACAAGTGTTACTGTAGTGCTGATTATGCAAGTCTGTCTGGGACTAGGCTATCCTCAGTTTGGAAGTGGGACCAAACCGCAAACCCAGCGCATCTCCAGGTGCCAGATAGGAGAATAGCCCCAAGGTATTCAGCTTAGCTGCAAAATAAGCCTGGTTCTTTCTGGTTGAATATCAGTCATGGACCTATTTGCAGTACTTCTACCAGGATGGGGCGGGGTAGCAGATAGCACTGCTGCCCACAGTAGGAAATACTCCATGTGTCCAAAGACATGTCCACCACAGGAGCTGTGTTATAAGCTGTGGCCCTGGGCAGGATCCCAACAACAATCCTCTTTGTGCTCACAGGGCAGAATGTACAGACCATGAGCTAAGAGCAGGTagccctgaaaaaaaaacctgcagtgCTGATGACAGAGGTGGTGGGCCACATGGTGCAGTCTAATCAACTAAAACACCATGCAACCACAGCCTAATGACACTTGGAGACAGAATTGacagaaatggtgctcgccctgtAAAGATCCTCCATGCAGGTGCAGTGCCAGGCTCCATGCCTCAAAGGAGCCCACCCTTAGTGATTGCAGGTTCCTTCAACCCATCCTGTGAAAGTGGGGATAGGGAAGAGTGCAGGCTCCTCCATCATCAATGGCCCTCAACACCAAGCTGTATGGACCTGCagatgctttgcagatgactgccagtTTTATCTTGAAAGCTGGCCTCCAAGTGTGATAACAAAATAGGTGACCAGGAAAAACAGCATGCAAAGTCTGTATTAAAAAacagtatatatgtgtgttacTATAATACTGAACATGCAGGTGTATTTTATAGGAAAGTGTGAGTGCATGTGCTAGCTAGTCTGTGCAGTCTCCATCACCAACCAAACAACAGCAACTCCTGGACACACCTGTGTTAACGTGCTGTCTTTATTTGCATCAGGCATGATCACTCCATGGTTTTTGGCTCCCTGTAACAACCAATCACCCAATCATATAAATACATCAAAATTACATCACTTAACCAAACACAATCATATTAACTCCATTGGGCCTTAGTCCTTACTATTTCATTAAAGAGTGGGAAAATCTAAGTGCACCTGTTTTGACTTTTTGTCCAGCAGCTCACACTGCAAGATTTATAGAATggatgaaaaatggaaaaatattcaaatacaAATCTGGTCTTGAGTTGCAAAGAACATATCAATAAATTATGTATGTAAACATGAGCAACAGACATGGAACAAAGCTGACACATACCATGTTTGACTGAACTCTCTTGCCATTCTTGGAACCTCTCTCATAGATGTACTTGCCCTGTAAACCACATAACCAAAGTCCTAAGTTCAATCATGCAAAGTGTGTAAGTAAAATAACCACATCCACATCACTCCCTTAAGCTAATCATTTTAATACACTGCTTTCTCATTCTCATTAAAAAATGGGGAAAGGTCAAACATTCCAAATAACTAagcaaaagtaaacaagaaaacattactATTTTTTGCACAATTATTCTACAGTATTTAAAATGACGTGTGTTGTTTTCAGTTTCAGCTGTAAAAGATACAAAAGTGATCAGATTTGTGACATCATAGGCGTACACAGACATGCTTCATTCACATGTGATCCTAGCTTTTCCACTGGCTGAAACAACATAAATGTTTCTATGCACAATTCTGACATGTTTTACTGACCTCTACCTGTGCAGGCTATTTGTAGATGAAGATTTAGGGGAGATTTATTCAGtgataagtaaaaaaaattgcacctcACTAAACATTTGAGATAAAGAAAGCTTTCTTTTAATGTGAAGAAGCACCCTCCTAAAAGATAAGAGTAAAATCTCTTATAAACCTGACATTAAAAGAAACACTGGCAGATGCTGGTGTCCGCTGTAAAGGCAGCTGGAGATAATATTCAGCAATAATGCTCAGCTACTATTCAGCAATAATGTTCAGTCAGCAACACTTACTGCCTGATCAGATCCCACAAATGAGATAGCCTTGATGTCTGGGTTGTCACAGATGAAGTTGACagctaaacacaaaaattcatTCATCATTATCTCTAGAGCTGGAAACAACTCCTGGTAAATTACCACCACTTCTCACACAAAGTCTGCAGAGGTCAACCATCAGGTTAGCATTttcatctctctgtctgtcaAGTGCTTGctcatttctctctttaaaaaaatgcatatttgtGATCTTATCAAAGATATCCCTCAAATAAATTGTTAGGACTTCAGTTAGGTCACATGCACAAGCTTTCTTCTTCTAATCTGTTTGCTAACTGAAAATCAAATGCAAATTAAATGGAAATTATAGAAGATTTCTTAGttgtacaatttatttcaaaataaacctACTGAGCAATGATGACAATACTTTTTTATAAacgttttttttctgtacatagAGACAACACACCTTCATGCCGGCCCTGAATAACATTCACAACTCCAGGGGGCATGCCAGCTTGACGTGCCAAGTCCATCAGAATCATGGTTGCTCCAGGGTCACGTTCAGATGGTTTGATAATACAGGTATTCCCACAAACAGTCGCCAAGGGAAACATCTGCCCACAAAATAATTCAAATCCTTTTCTGTTTGCATTCACTGGGCTTGTCAGAGTAAGAATACTGGCATATATCGCCCAGGAGAAACATAGTGTCAAAGTTGCATACCCAAAGGGGAATCATGGCTGGGAAGTTGAAGGGTGTGATTCCGGCTACGACACCAAGAGGCATGCGAAATGTGAGAGTGTCCATGTCTTTGGCAATACCATACAGTGTCTCGCCAAGCTGCAGGGATGGGATGCTACAGCAGTGCTCCACCACCTCTGGCAAACAGAGAGATGAGAACAGGTGTAAACCTGCGCCAGACTTCAAGCACTAAAGCAGCAAGACACAGTTACTAAAGCATTAACATGaacagaatgtgtgtgtctatatataaataaaaatatacttataaaTCCCCTAATTATATATGCTTGGTAGGTTTCAAAACTATCCAGACATGCAAAAGCCAGCAGTTGTCTGGAAGATATAGAAGACTGCACCGAGACCCATACCCTCATTGAACCCAAGTCTAACAAAATTGGAGGAAACCAGATGGAACTGAGAGGTCTCTTGGACCTTGTGATGGCAGCAGACCACCATCTTCTACTTCTGCCAACTGCTGTCATATATAGAAGCTAAGGAGgttcacatgtatgtgtgagaaggtcTAGGTGTGCAAGTGTTGAATGTCTGCCcattatgttatatatatatacactcatattatgtttgtatgtgtggttgggtttgtgagcaaaagagaaatttctgtcttggacagacaataagttttatttgatttgatatGCCACTTTCGGCTGTCATTACTGCCAACTGCTGTCATAAATACCTGTCACCTACCAATGAATGTCTGCATGTCATAATCCTTCAGAACTCAGAACATATTCTAATGCAACAACTgaagttgggggggggggggcagaaaTAAACTACCAAAAAGGTGATTTTTATGAATGGCTTAAAAGTCTCAGAATGATGCTTGTGACCatacagcagtggttcttaacctgggttcgattgaaccctaggggttcggtgagttggtcacgggttcggcggagccgccatggaggtcaagacacacccacaatttgtgatgacactaaagaagggttcggtgaatgtgcatatgaaacttgtgggttcggtacttcaaacaaggttaagaaccactgccatACAGAATGTACAGGAATCTGGGGCAGCCCACCCCTCTCCATCTGCTACCTTCAGTCAGTTGTCCTTTGACTGGCACCTGTTGTTAGGGGATAACATGGAtagacatggcagctgacagTGACAGGgcctgccactcttgcctattctGGGTGATGGCAACCAGCTCAGTCTGACATTCGTAAGCCAGCTCTTTCTCTGGCCATCGCAGTGTTGACCACCCTCCAGGGTACCTTGCAGGATAGTCTTCAACAGGGGTCATGctaggtcacatggccaaagaagatcAGCTTATGTCGCTTGACAGTTGAGAAATCTTGTTTTGTGCAAAGTTGTTGGTTCTTTGTTCTCCAATGGCTGGATTCTCCTTTTCGTCGCAGAGTCCATGTGTCATATCCACAGAGCAGGATTAGCACTATCAGAGATTTGTACAGCTAGTatttggtagtgaaccttatcttatggctatgccagatacTATCTAGCTTAGCCATTGCTAATGTTGCTGATTTGACCTTGATGTGGATATCTGCCTTATTCCTTTCCTGATAAATTTGGTAAAGCAAGGTAGGTTTCAGAAAAAAGATATTCTGCTTGCCTCGTTCAAActtgcttttgttattttgcattCCCCCAACCCCACTTTTAATGCATACATTCTATGATGCTGAAAGGCCATCCATTTTGAACGTTCTATGAGGACTAGAAAAGATAGTAGGCATTGTTAGTGAATTGTACAAGTTTATGTCCAGTCATCCAGGATGAAAAACACCTTCATTTCCTCTGATCACATTATTTCTACCATTATGCACTTTACCAAAATATTGTTAAGGTTTATTTGGATGGACATAGCAAACCAAAGGATGACCGCAGAGCtatataggtggattgctgtctgtctgccaagaccaacgcttagcctcttgcaaagttctccgctgtcagtcttggcgagcctaaacaatgaatgtaactaaactggaagctttgtatacatcagcctcgttttagtagttaactggaaaaaaatgtctgcaagcagtcccGTCAtaagtaatacaagttcgtagATCAAAATAGTTTGTAGATCAAACTATTTAGGAAATCTGTCAGGAAGGCCACCAACTTCATTCAGTTCATTTCTACCAGTGGTTACAGGTTTTCAAGCTCTGTTACTCACGCAGTCCACGAAGGACATCCCCTTCGGCATCAACCAGAGTCTTTCCTTGCTCTTGGGTTATGTTGGCTGCAATTTTTCCCTGTCACAAGAAAGATCACATACCTAAAGTTATGTCTCAACTTTCCCGTCACAATAAAGGTCTGACACCTAAGGTCAAAGTCGTGTAACAACTTTCCAACATGGACTGAAGAGGA from Pomacea canaliculata isolate SZHN2017 linkage group LG8, ASM307304v1, whole genome shotgun sequence encodes the following:
- the LOC112569739 gene encoding probable methylmalonate-semialdehyde dehydrogenase [acylating], mitochondrial; translation: MLTTTHTWALRQAFICALKRGYGTSVPKTKLFINNEFVESKTSKWVDLHNPATNEVISQVPEATQAEMQAAVNAAKAAFPNWAAATILTRQQIMFKFQQLIKDNMGKIAANITQEQGKTLVDAEGDVLRGLQVVEHCCSIPSLQLGETLYGIAKDMDTLTFRMPLGVVAGITPFNFPAMIPLWMFPLATVCGNTCIIKPSERDPGATMILMDLARQAGMPPGVVNVIQGRHEAVNFICDNPDIKAISFVGSDQAGKYIYERGSKNGKRVQSNMGAKNHGVIMPDANKDSTLTQLIGAAFGAAGQRCMALSTAIFVGESRQWIPELVERAKKLKVTAGTEKGADLGPLISPEAKKRVCDLVQSGVDAGAELLLDGRNIVVPGYEKGNFVGPTILHGVTPQMKCYTEEIFGPVLISMEVETLDDAIKIVNSNPYGNGTAIFTTNGATARKYTMVCDVGQVGVNVPIPVPLPMFSFTGSRGSFLGDTNFYGKQGVQFYTQVKTVTQMWRGEDAAMSVGSATAMPVMR